Proteins from a single region of Nocardioides oleivorans:
- a CDS encoding TetR/AcrR family transcriptional regulator: MRADARRNRDLIVESAREVFREQGYNASLDLVAKRAGVGAGTLYRHFPSREDLVNAVMQVWVDRVEEATEKVLAFEGPPRELLDQWLMTYAELISLHKGGPAKITAAMVQPDSPIAPKCKVLRDATSRVTDRLHEEGVLREGITAEDVCRLVGGVATVADGAEQPVSEIEPLLKVLAAGMAR; this comes from the coding sequence GTGCGAGCTGATGCCAGGCGCAACCGCGACCTGATCGTGGAGAGCGCCCGCGAGGTGTTCCGCGAGCAGGGCTACAACGCCTCGCTCGACCTGGTCGCCAAGCGCGCGGGCGTCGGTGCCGGCACCCTTTACCGGCACTTCCCGTCCCGCGAGGACCTCGTCAACGCGGTCATGCAGGTGTGGGTCGACCGCGTCGAGGAGGCGACCGAGAAGGTGCTCGCCTTCGAGGGCCCGCCGCGCGAGCTGCTCGACCAGTGGCTGATGACCTACGCCGAGCTGATCAGCCTGCACAAGGGCGGTCCGGCCAAGATCACGGCCGCCATGGTCCAGCCGGACTCGCCGATCGCCCCCAAGTGCAAGGTGCTGCGCGACGCCACCAGCCGGGTGACCGACCGGCTCCACGAGGAGGGCGTGCTGCGCGAGGGCATCACCGCCGAGGACGTGTGCCGACTCGTGGGGGGCGTGGCCACCGTCGCCGACGGTGCCGAGCAGCCGGTCAGCGAGATCGAGCCGCTGCTCAAGGTGCTCGCCGCGGGGATGGCGCGCTGA